A stretch of the Bacillus anthracis str. Vollum genome encodes the following:
- a CDS encoding FAD-dependent oxidoreductase, whose product MESNDVPVLIVGGGLSGLASALFLAKHNIEYLLIERHPSTAIHPKAGGITFRTMELFRELGLEQRIRSAGKTLENCRGRIAVHTIAEANQEELAQMRANQYENDEKLLQKIEEISPSKQTACYQITLEEIMLQEARILGGELSFYHELVSYEQNEQGVIATIRNRETEKESVIHCDYVIAADGAKSKIREQLGISAEGRGTIGGYYMNIYFEADVSEFMQGDAFGFSMVLHPEVLGALIPVDNARRWIYHVSYDPLKGERPEDFTIERCKQIIQTAIGSTNVEPEIVSVLPWKAAESTATKFQDNRIFLVGDSAHIMPPTGGFGSNTGIQDAHNLAWKLAAVIKGKAKPKLLETYHEERYPVAKLTTDYAISLLFRAANREEGSLNKMDGLAVTAGYHYSSDAIIDDAVTLHRMDIVQLNGRPGTRAPHFIGMYEEKEVSVLDLLGNDFVLLTGAENDSWAESAHTVSAKLGVNIKVYRVGLSGDFIAQENIFSELYGLSDGGAVLIRPDAFIGWRSEKEVVNLDVVLEEVMSNLLCDF is encoded by the coding sequence ATGGAATCGAATGATGTACCAGTTTTAATTGTTGGAGGGGGATTATCAGGATTAGCGTCTGCGTTATTTCTTGCAAAACATAATATTGAGTACTTACTTATTGAAAGGCATCCGTCTACTGCAATTCATCCAAAAGCAGGTGGAATCACTTTTCGTACGATGGAGTTATTTCGAGAATTAGGTTTAGAACAAAGAATTAGATCGGCGGGTAAAACATTAGAAAATTGCCGAGGAAGAATAGCTGTTCATACAATAGCTGAGGCGAATCAGGAAGAATTGGCACAAATGAGGGCGAATCAGTATGAAAATGATGAAAAGTTACTTCAGAAAATAGAAGAGATTAGTCCATCAAAACAAACTGCTTGTTATCAAATTACTTTAGAAGAGATCATGTTACAAGAAGCGAGAATATTAGGCGGAGAATTATCTTTTTATCATGAATTAGTTTCTTATGAACAAAATGAGCAAGGAGTAATCGCAACGATTCGAAATCGTGAAACAGAAAAAGAAAGTGTCATACATTGTGACTATGTAATTGCAGCAGATGGGGCAAAAAGTAAAATACGTGAGCAGCTAGGGATAAGTGCGGAGGGACGAGGTACAATCGGTGGCTATTATATGAATATTTATTTTGAAGCGGATGTAAGTGAGTTTATGCAAGGAGATGCATTTGGTTTTTCTATGGTACTTCATCCGGAAGTTCTCGGTGCACTCATTCCAGTCGATAACGCAAGAAGGTGGATTTATCATGTATCCTACGATCCATTAAAAGGAGAGCGACCAGAAGATTTCACTATAGAACGTTGTAAACAAATTATTCAAACCGCAATTGGAAGCACAAATGTTGAGCCGGAAATAGTAAGTGTTTTACCGTGGAAAGCGGCTGAAAGTACTGCTACAAAATTTCAAGATAATCGCATTTTTTTAGTTGGTGATTCTGCACATATTATGCCGCCAACAGGAGGGTTTGGTTCCAATACAGGAATACAAGATGCACACAATCTAGCCTGGAAATTAGCGGCTGTTATAAAAGGAAAGGCAAAACCAAAACTGTTAGAAACATATCATGAAGAGAGATATCCTGTTGCAAAATTAACGACAGATTATGCGATTAGTTTACTGTTTCGTGCTGCGAATAGAGAGGAAGGCAGTTTGAATAAGATGGATGGTTTAGCTGTAACTGCTGGGTATCATTATAGTTCAGATGCAATAATAGATGACGCAGTCACTCTACATAGAATGGATATAGTACAGTTGAACGGAAGACCTGGAACGCGAGCACCACATTTTATTGGAATGTATGAGGAGAAAGAAGTCTCTGTCCTTGATTTATTAGGTAACGATTTTGTTTTGCTTACTGGAGCAGAAAATGATTCTTGGGCTGAATCAGCACATACTGTTTCAGCTAAATTAGGAGTAAATATAAAAGTATATCGCGTTGGTTTAAGTGGAGATTTTATTGCTCAAGAAAATATTTTTAGCGAATTATATGGTTTAAGTGATGGAGGAGCTGTATTAATTAGACCAGATGCTTTTATAGGATGGCGTTCGGAAAAAGAGGTAGTAAATCTAGATGTAGTGCTTGAAGAGGTAATGAGTAATTTATTATGTGATTTTTAA
- a CDS encoding ArsR/SmtB family transcription factor, translating into MIEMNKQEQLNVIKKDFIDSQKVLLAIGDETRQAILLVLMETECQTGLRVGEITKQTHLSRPAVSHHLRILREAGIILMRKEGTKNFYYIDIRTKLSLLKNLVLDIEKLLHNFY; encoded by the coding sequence GTGATTGAAATGAATAAACAAGAACAATTAAATGTTATAAAAAAAGATTTTATTGATTCTCAAAAAGTATTATTGGCAATTGGCGATGAAACACGTCAAGCTATTTTGTTAGTTCTCATGGAAACGGAATGTCAAACAGGATTACGTGTAGGAGAAATTACGAAACAAACACACCTTTCTCGACCAGCGGTATCACATCACCTTAGAATTTTACGAGAAGCCGGTATTATTTTAATGCGAAAAGAAGGTACAAAAAACTTTTATTATATTGATATACGTACAAAATTAAGTTTATTAAAAAATCTTGTATTAGATATCGAAAAGCTATTGCACAACTTTTATTAA
- a CDS encoding NADP-dependent oxidoreductase, which translates to MKAMIIDKYGKVPMRMAEVPIPEINEHEVLAEIHAASINPIDFKIRDGKVKMLLKYEMPLILGNDFAGVIIKVGSKVTRFKIGDEIYARPRKNKIGTFAEYIAIHEDDIALKPKNLSFEEAASIPLVGLTSYQALHDIMQLQKDQKILIHAGSGGVGTFAIQLAKIMGATVTTTASEAGPDLVKSLGADQIINYKTEKFEEILKDYDAVFDTIGGTTLEKSFDIIKSGGNIVSVSGIPNARFSKEFGSGFFKTFLFSLASKKLTALEKKHNAQYSFLFMKPSGDQLRTIANYIEAGKIKPVIDRVFPFEDAQKAMEYSEAGRAKGKIIVKMK; encoded by the coding sequence ATGAAAGCGATGATAATTGATAAGTATGGAAAAGTCCCAATGCGTATGGCCGAGGTACCTATTCCTGAAATAAATGAGCATGAAGTGCTCGCAGAAATTCATGCAGCTAGTATTAACCCAATTGATTTTAAAATACGCGATGGAAAAGTAAAGATGTTACTGAAATATGAAATGCCCCTAATCCTTGGGAATGACTTTGCCGGTGTCATCATAAAGGTTGGATCAAAAGTAACTCGTTTTAAAATCGGTGATGAAATATATGCACGTCCAAGAAAAAATAAGATTGGTACTTTCGCGGAGTATATAGCTATTCATGAAGATGATATAGCTTTAAAACCGAAAAATTTAAGTTTTGAAGAAGCTGCTTCAATTCCACTTGTTGGCTTAACATCATATCAAGCATTACATGACATTATGCAATTACAAAAAGATCAAAAGATTTTAATTCACGCTGGATCTGGTGGTGTTGGTACTTTCGCAATTCAGCTAGCAAAAATAATGGGTGCTACCGTTACAACAACTGCTAGTGAAGCTGGTCCCGATTTAGTAAAGTCTCTTGGAGCAGATCAAATTATTAATTACAAAACAGAAAAATTTGAAGAAATACTAAAAGATTATGATGCAGTATTTGATACCATTGGTGGTACAACACTTGAAAAATCATTCGATATTATAAAAAGCGGCGGCAACATTGTTTCCGTTTCAGGAATACCAAATGCTCGTTTCAGTAAAGAATTTGGTTCTGGATTTTTTAAAACATTCTTATTTTCATTAGCAAGTAAAAAACTTACTGCACTTGAAAAAAAGCATAATGCTCAATATTCATTTTTATTTATGAAGCCAAGCGGAGATCAATTACGTACTATCGCAAACTATATTGAAGCCGGAAAAATCAAACCGGTAATCGATCGAGTTTTCCCTTTTGAAGATGCGCAAAAAGCAATGGAATATTCAGAGGCCGGAAGAGCAAAAGGAAAAATAATTGTGAAAATGAAATAA
- a CDS encoding protein adenylyltransferase SelO codes for MTKNNEAGWNLDHSYTTLPQSFYTEIPPTPVSSPELVKLNHSLAISLGFNPEELKKEAEIAIFAGNALPEGAHPLAQAYAGHQFGHFNMLGDGRALLIGEQMTPSGKRFDIQLKGSGPTPYSRRGDGRAALGPMLREYIISEAMYALDIPTTRSLAVVTTGEPTYRETKLPGAILTRVASSHIRVGTFQYAAARGSIEDLQSLADYTIKRHYPEIEAHENRYTALLQEVIKKQASLIAKWQLVGFIHGVMNTDNITISGETIDYGPCAFMDNYDQGTVFSSIDTQGRYAYGNQPYMAAWDLARLAESLIPILHEDEEEVLKIAQDEISKFSVQYEKQWFLGMKKKLGLFSNEEQDQSLIEQLLKMMEKFKADYTNTFRSLTLNTIENTALFESPEFKEWYKLWQSRLERQEESKENAYEMMKNNNPSIIPRNHRVEEALEAAVTNGDYSVMEKLLEALSNPYAYATEQEEYCVPPVPTNRPYRTFCGT; via the coding sequence ATGACTAAAAATAATGAAGCTGGTTGGAATTTAGACCATAGTTATACGACTTTACCACAATCATTTTATACAGAAATCCCCCCTACTCCCGTAAGTTCACCGGAGTTAGTTAAGCTAAACCATTCACTTGCGATATCTCTTGGCTTTAATCCTGAAGAATTGAAGAAAGAAGCCGAAATCGCTATTTTCGCCGGTAATGCACTCCCAGAAGGAGCTCATCCATTAGCGCAAGCGTATGCTGGACATCAATTCGGACATTTTAATATGTTAGGCGACGGTCGTGCTCTTTTAATTGGTGAACAAATGACTCCTTCAGGTAAACGTTTTGACATTCAACTGAAAGGTTCTGGCCCTACTCCGTATTCACGCCGCGGTGATGGTCGTGCTGCACTCGGTCCAATGCTACGTGAATATATTATAAGCGAAGCAATGTATGCACTTGATATTCCAACTACCCGCAGTTTAGCAGTTGTCACAACTGGAGAACCTACATACCGTGAAACAAAGTTACCTGGAGCAATTTTAACTAGAGTAGCTAGTAGCCATATTCGCGTTGGTACATTTCAATATGCTGCGGCTCGCGGTTCAATCGAGGATCTTCAATCACTAGCTGACTATACAATAAAAAGACATTATCCAGAAATTGAAGCTCATGAAAACCGATATACTGCATTGCTACAAGAAGTCATAAAGAAACAAGCAAGCCTCATCGCTAAATGGCAACTTGTTGGATTTATCCACGGTGTAATGAACACTGACAATATAACAATTAGCGGAGAAACAATTGATTACGGTCCTTGTGCATTTATGGACAATTACGACCAAGGAACCGTATTTAGCTCCATTGATACACAAGGCCGCTACGCATATGGAAATCAGCCGTATATGGCCGCATGGGATCTCGCGCGACTAGCTGAATCTTTAATACCAATCCTGCACGAAGATGAAGAAGAAGTATTAAAGATTGCTCAAGACGAAATTTCAAAATTTAGCGTACAGTATGAAAAACAGTGGTTCCTTGGAATGAAAAAGAAATTAGGACTATTTAGCAACGAAGAACAAGATCAATCACTTATTGAGCAACTTTTAAAAATGATGGAGAAATTTAAAGCGGATTACACAAATACATTCCGTTCATTAACTCTTAATACGATCGAAAATACAGCTCTATTTGAAAGTCCTGAATTTAAAGAATGGTACAAACTGTGGCAATCTCGATTAGAACGACAAGAAGAATCGAAAGAAAATGCCTACGAAATGATGAAAAATAATAACCCATCCATCATCCCAAGAAACCATCGCGTAGAAGAAGCACTAGAAGCAGCTGTCACAAATGGCGACTATAGCGTAATGGAAAAACTTCTTGAAGCTCTATCCAATCCTTATGCGTATGCTACAGAGCAAGAAGAATACTGCGTTCCACCTGTGCCTACGAATCGTCCTTATCGTACTTTTTGTGGGACTTGA
- a CDS encoding Phr family secreted Rap phosphatase inhibitor — MIKKISSVFLGLSVFGILATGIHSSFTYQAGHADLPAPQRPDLVQSVDASKDYNSTTTAEKAL, encoded by the coding sequence ATGATTAAAAAAATTAGCTCTGTTTTTTTAGGACTATCTGTTTTCGGTATTCTAGCTACTGGTATTCATAGTTCATTTACATACCAAGCGGGTCATGCTGATCTTCCTGCACCACAAAGACCTGACCTTGTTCAATCTGTTGACGCAAGTAAAGACTACAACTCAACAACAACAGCTGAAAAAGCACTTTAA
- the paiB gene encoding protease synthase/sporulation negative transcriptional regulator PaiB → MYIPKYFAIQDEKMKYEIMEQNSFATLFSQHNGEPYATHLPLLLNRETLTLHGHFARPNEQWKDIGTQQVLAIFQGPHSYISPSWYETKNAVPTWNYVAVHVYGELELVEDEQELIDSLQDLVDTYEDPQSTYSLNDVDPNYMEGLSKGIVGFKIKISKIEGKAKLSQNHSVARRKLVVEELEKVGSEGSRGIAELMRK, encoded by the coding sequence ATGTACATACCAAAATACTTTGCAATACAAGATGAAAAGATGAAGTACGAAATAATGGAACAAAATAGCTTTGCAACGTTATTTTCTCAACATAATGGGGAACCATATGCAACGCATTTACCGTTGTTGCTAAATAGGGAAACACTCACGTTACATGGTCACTTCGCACGGCCGAATGAACAATGGAAAGATATTGGGACTCAACAAGTACTAGCTATCTTTCAAGGGCCGCATAGTTATATCTCTCCGTCATGGTATGAAACAAAAAATGCAGTACCAACCTGGAATTACGTTGCTGTGCATGTATATGGTGAATTAGAACTTGTTGAGGATGAACAGGAATTAATAGATTCTCTTCAAGATTTAGTAGATACATATGAAGATCCACAAAGTACCTATTCACTTAATGATGTAGACCCGAATTATATGGAAGGATTAAGTAAAGGGATAGTTGGTTTTAAAATTAAGATTAGTAAAATAGAAGGAAAAGCGAAATTAAGTCAAAATCATTCTGTGGCAAGAAGAAAATTAGTTGTGGAGGAACTTGAGAAAGTTGGTAGTGAGGGGAGTAGGGGGATTGCGGAGTTGATGAGAAAATAA
- a CDS encoding GrpB family protein, producing MKQRITIEEYNIKWESEFNKLQTLINDVMEDSILSIEHVGSTSIKGLAAKPVLDIDIVIEDYGFFPKVVTKLGAIGYYHQAEWSYKGREAFGRKDAFVPWDGESTDWMEHHLYVCDKESEELRRHIAFRDYLREYEDVAVEYGHLKEELARETKSRTSYSEGKTAFITNILEKIN from the coding sequence TTGAAACAGAGAATTACTATCGAAGAGTATAACATCAAATGGGAAAGTGAATTTAATAAGTTACAAACTCTCATTAATGATGTAATGGAAGACAGCATTTTATCCATTGAACATGTTGGGAGTACATCTATTAAAGGACTTGCAGCAAAACCAGTATTAGATATTGATATTGTAATAGAAGATTATGGTTTTTTTCCTAAAGTAGTAACAAAGCTAGGAGCGATAGGATACTATCATCAGGCAGAATGGAGTTACAAAGGGAGAGAGGCGTTCGGCAGAAAGGACGCTTTCGTTCCGTGGGACGGAGAAAGTACAGATTGGATGGAACATCATTTGTATGTGTGTGATAAAGAAAGTGAAGAGCTAAGAAGACATATAGCGTTTCGGGATTATCTTCGTGAATATGAAGATGTTGCTGTTGAATATGGACATTTAAAGGAAGAGTTAGCAAGAGAGACAAAAAGTAGAACGAGCTATAGTGAAGGTAAGACGGCATTTATTACAAATATATTAGAAAAGATAAACTAA
- a CDS encoding DUF4260 domain-containing protein — MQKRIVHFEGLVVFVATIYMYSLYEFSWIIFLIFLLAPDLSMLAYGINNHIGANIYNLFHTYIISILIVIIGVYFKVDTVIMIGLIWTAHIGMDRMFGYGLKYETEFKGTHIQRL, encoded by the coding sequence ATGCAAAAACGCATTGTACATTTTGAAGGCTTAGTTGTATTCGTAGCTACGATTTATATGTATTCATTATATGAATTTAGTTGGATTATATTTTTGATATTCCTATTAGCACCGGATTTATCAATGTTAGCTTATGGGATAAATAATCATATTGGTGCTAACATTTATAATCTATTTCACACGTATATTATATCGATATTAATTGTTATCATAGGTGTTTATTTTAAGGTAGATACCGTTATAATGATTGGTTTAATATGGACAGCGCATATTGGAATGGATCGAATGTTTGGATATGGATTGAAATATGAGACGGAGTTTAAGGGTACTCATATTCAGAGGTTATAA
- a CDS encoding bile acid:sodium symporter family protein encodes MKVLEAISNIAGKYFAFWVICIATIAYFIPAPFLGLNSYITILLGVVMFGMGLTLKAVDFKIIATKPLPVIIGVCAQFIIMPLVAYVLAYVMNLPAELAAGLVLLGSVPGGTASNVMVYLAKGNLALSIAMTSLSTLLAPIATPLILLLLAGQWMPVNPMSMFLSIVQVIIIPIILGLVVKKFFPKTVTKGMTVIPFISVLAIIIIVSAVVSANVSSITSSGLLILIAVMLHNAFGFLLGYITAFILKLDEGTRRAISIEVGMQNSGLGVALATAHFGPAAALPSVLAAVWHNIAGPILATIWSKNAKNTFSDENVSVNIEK; translated from the coding sequence GTGAAAGTACTAGAAGCGATAAGTAATATAGCTGGAAAGTATTTTGCATTTTGGGTTATTTGTATTGCAACTATTGCGTATTTTATTCCCGCTCCATTTCTCGGGTTAAATAGTTACATAACGATTTTACTCGGGGTTGTCATGTTTGGGATGGGGTTAACATTAAAGGCTGTTGATTTTAAAATCATTGCTACAAAACCATTGCCAGTTATTATCGGTGTATGTGCTCAGTTTATTATTATGCCACTTGTCGCATACGTACTAGCCTACGTTATGAATCTGCCAGCCGAATTAGCAGCTGGATTAGTGTTGCTCGGTTCAGTACCGGGTGGCACTGCATCAAATGTTATGGTTTATTTAGCAAAAGGGAACTTAGCGCTGTCTATTGCGATGACGTCATTATCAACGTTACTAGCACCAATCGCTACACCTCTTATTTTACTATTACTTGCAGGACAATGGATGCCGGTTAATCCTATGTCTATGTTTCTTTCTATCGTACAAGTTATTATCATACCGATTATTTTAGGATTAGTAGTGAAGAAGTTTTTCCCGAAAACTGTTACGAAAGGAATGACCGTTATCCCTTTCATATCAGTTTTAGCAATTATCATTATTGTTTCAGCGGTAGTTTCAGCAAATGTAAGTAGTATTACTTCTTCAGGTCTTCTTATCTTGATTGCCGTTATGCTTCATAATGCTTTCGGTTTTTTACTTGGGTATATAACAGCATTCATACTTAAACTAGACGAAGGGACAAGAAGAGCTATTTCAATAGAAGTAGGAATGCAAAACTCAGGCTTAGGCGTTGCACTGGCAACAGCACATTTTGGACCAGCTGCTGCACTTCCAAGTGTATTAGCAGCAGTATGGCATAACATTGCAGGGCCAATATTAGCAACCATTTGGTCAAAAAATGCAAAGAATACTTTTAGTGATGAAAATGTATCGGTAAATATAGAAAAATAG